The Xenopus tropicalis strain Nigerian chromosome 1, UCB_Xtro_10.0, whole genome shotgun sequence DNA segment AAAGCACCAGTGAGGGCACCTCCAAGGACATGGCCTACCGCTGATCCCACAGCTACTCCAGCTGCAGTAGTAGCCATCTGGGCCATCAACCCAGGGCCCTGTGATGGAGCAGGGGCTGATGCAAGAGCTGAAGGTGGTGGGTTTGCAGGAGCAGGAGCAGGAGCAGGAGAAGAGGCATGGCTGTGTGAGACAACAACAGAACAAAGATCTTTGTGACTTCACCATCTAAGCACAACACTGATCAACGACCACATAAAAAAATTCCTTTATTACTGCATTTATGGACTAGAACAAAGCTATAAATGGTTCTGGTGCATAAATATTCTATTGCCCCCATTACAcagcaattattttatatttataacccAAGTAGCTAAGATTTGAGACACATGCTGGCACTATTAGTAGCTCTTACCTCTTGATGTTGTAGTTTCCACTACTGTAGGAAATCTGAGCAACTTAATCGGTAGATCATTATGCAACACATTAGCTCTTACTTTCGAGGTCACCTTAAGCTCCACATATATATAATGACGACTATTGCAACGCATTAAGATCAAGTTTACATTGTTACGCCACTTTATTCTGTCGGTATTGTGTGTCATTGCCCCAGTTTATTACCTAGACGCCGTGCGAGGGGGTGCACTCCGGCCACCACGAGCCATTGGTACGTCTGCTGCAATGTCAGCTGTCTGGGGACACAACTCGCTCCCGTGCCTTTTAAAGGACACTTACTTGCGCACTTGTTTCCAGAAGCCTCTTTAAAAGGCGGCGCTTTCTGATGACGTACAATTTGCAAGCGCTCTATTCTTAGATCGCAAATCCAGAGAGTTGTGGTTGACTTCCAAGTAATCTTTCCCAGTCCTGCTCCCCACGTTCTCAGGCCGCTTCCTTTCTTTTTATACAGCAGCCCGAAAACGTTATGATTTGTTGCAATAGGTTTCTAGACCAGTAGCAAAGCTTAAACCTTTGATTACGTTACTTTCATTATTGCAGAAGTGCAGCTAAACTGATGTAAACTGCGGAGCCCAAATGGGGCAACtttggcgccccccccccctggatTTAAAGAGCCAGTAATATTGAAAAGTGGTTTATTTGTTATACACATTTTAAGTTTGCATCTGTTAATCCAACACCACCAAAATAAACCATTACATGGTAAAAACATGTCCAACTTAACCCCAGAccagaaatagccaatgagcattccattaactccagactTGCCAGTAGAAGTGGCCAATGAgcattccattaaccccagacttgccagcagaagtggccaatgagcactccattaaccccagatttgccagtggaaatggccaatgagcactccattaaccccagacttgccagcagaagtggccaatgagcactccattaaccccagatttgccagtggaaatggccaatgagcactccattaaccccagacttgccagcagaagtggccaatgagcactccattaaccccagatttgccagtggaaatggccaatgagcactccattaaccccagacttgccagtggaaatagccaatgagcattccattaaccccagacttgtcAGTAGAAGTGGCCAATGAgcattccattaaccccagacttgccagtagaAGTGGCCAATGAgcattccattaaccccagacttgccagtagaAGTGGCCAATGAGTACTCCATTTACCCCAGATTTGCCAGTGGAAAtgaccaatgagcactccattaaccccagacttgcaagtagaaatggccaataagaactccattaaccccagacttgccagtggaaatagccaatgagcactccattaaccctagACTTACCAATTAGAATACTGCATAATGAAAACAATCTTCACAAGGCAGTTACTCTGATTTATACTGATGGATGGAGGAGGAGCCCACCCCTGTATTTAAAGAGCACACATTTTAAGTTTGCATCTGTTAATCCAACACCACCAAAATAAACCATTACATGGTAAAAACATGTCCAACTTAACCCTAGACCAGAAATGGcaaatgagcactccattaaccccagactttcCAGTAGaagtggccaatgagcactccattaaccccagacttgccagtggaaatagccaatgagcactacattaaccccagacttacCAGTAGAAGTGGCTAATGAgcattccattaaccccagacttgtcAGTAGAAGTGGCCAATGAgcattccattaaccccagacttgccagtagaAGTGGCCAATGAgcattccattaaccccagacttgccagtagaAGTGGCCAATGAgcattccattaaccccagacttgccagtagaagtggccaatgagcactccatttaCCCCAGATTTGCCAGTGGAAAtgaccaatgagcactccattaaccccagacttgcaaGTAGAAATGGCCAATAAGAACTCCATTAATCCAAGACTTGCCAGtggaaatagccaatgagcactccattaaccctagACTTACCAATTAGAATACTGCATAATGAAAACAATCTTCACAAGGCAGTTACTCTGATTTATACTGATGGATGGAGGAGGAGCCCCCCTCTGGATTTAAAGAGCACACATTTTAAGTTTGCATCTGTTAATCCAACACCACCAAAATAAACCATTACATGGTAAAAACATGTCTAACTTAACCCTAGACCAGAAATGGCAAATGAAcattccattaaccccagactttcCAGTAGaagtggccaatgagcactccattaaccccagactttccagtagaaatggccaataagcactccattaaccccagacttgccagtggaaatagccaatgagcactacATTAACCCTAGACTTACCAATAAGAATACTGCATAATGAAAACAATATTCACAGGGCAGTTACTCTGATTTGTACTGATGGAGGAGgaggcacaagaaaaaaaaggatAGTTATATTGGATTTGACCCCAGTTTCCAATCACCTGAGATTCCATAATTAGGCAATGTCAGGGAAACGCCACTCTCAGAcacgcctgacaccgggacggggaactaaggggttacactcagtcacctttcacacaggttagactaacatcaagcacccccaaacccaccaccgccccaaataactatttgctGCCACCAATCTATCATTATCATTAAGACACAAATATTtcacacaagctttcttactgtagttagggttaacTTTAAACTAATTCCAcaagcacactagcagccacagggttaatatTACAGTCCTACCCACTCTCCTGCTAGCAATCAACTGGTTAATTATTATTTACACAAAACTAGCCCTCTACTTAATACacatacagccaagcagttaatacatttaggcCTGAGCAGTTACATACAAGGTGCGTGGGGATTTTTaaagagccaaaggacagaacttattaaattttatatttaatattacaaagttaaacagtgcaaaaaaggttttacaaaaaagagacatatacataaaataaaagggaataaaaaacacagagaaaccctaagtacgttaccgagttatcttttgtgtcctcctgaggcaagagttagGAAAATTGAACTCACAATCCAACAGAACTTGGAACCTCAAAATATGAGTTactagtacctgggtctgtgccctttttatccccctgctgggcccctccctcattaccatatgcatgaggagggagtgtccaggaGCGTGTCACATGACCTCCCCTGTAGGGAGCTGCACTTTTCATGCCAGtgtcttgtcatataatattggtacttgccagtacccaatattattatgaaaataggggcttgtcttaacccatatgtgggtgatcaaaatgataccaaacatgaggggtgtctcatgtcccagtcccccaaaTACTATCCCTCCTaattggtgggtataggcagtccctgtttggtatcattgggaagcatgggaccccctcataaccaatatatgatttatgaggatgtgaaccttaaggccaaggagatatggatccctttctataatccatattttctcctagCTGCATCCCTAGGTCCACACTTGGCtggctttgatcaacagatcaaaaaAACCAAAGGCAAccagcttcctgccccaacaAATGGCTGGCTATGGATGGTCTGATGAGGttgctgaatttgtcaccttcctgcagtccctggttgcatatttaattaagggtctatGTGGGAGCCTAAGACCAGATGAAGAtagtgtgtattgggttaattaagggtgtctggtggacacaaggcaaaatgttgccaggtttaacaaTTTACCATGCCATTACCTCTTTACAATGCCGGGGCAATATTGCCTGGTATGACAggcataattaaataaataagcataatTAGGCACAAACAAATCACAATCAGATCACTACGCAACCATGATGGATAACACAGGTTAGGAGTGTGACAGAGGTTGAAGAGTCGTTGACTGTGACCCTGACTTACTACTTGATAAGTGTGGAGGGAGGTGCAGGTACCGACTGGACAGAGGGGCCGAATTTCTGAAAGAGCTTGCAGCTGGTGCTGACTGTCACCAGGCAGGGCAGCTGAGCAGGACTGCTTTAGGATTGGTAACGCTTCCTGAACCACCACCACTGGAATGTATGTCACAATTACAATATGCATGAAAAGCCGATAATCACTGgcacatatattattataatctTTATTCTTATACTTCAGTaagtgcacagatttttttttagatacatAGGATCTAGGATCTCtgcccacaagagcttacaatctaataggtaaaacaaataaaagttgtaaagaaaaaaaatataattattcttattctaaATTAAAATCATGTGAACAGATATAATGACTCAGTAAGAAATTTCATTACATTCGCTAgcacactggtgcaaactatagTGGTTGCTAAACAGATTTCACAAAACCTATATTACAtttgctttaagaaaaaaaatagttttcccTGTGCACATTCCCCCAGAAGCCTGGTAACTGAGATGTAGAaataagtgacttgtccaacacCGCAAAAATTTAAAGCAGGAACACAGGTCTCCTTGACACAGGGTCTATTGACTTTCTAGGTAGGTTAAGAGAAGATTTGCCCAGGTAGGaaatagaagattgtccccagcCTCATTTGTGGTGACTTGGCCTTTTCACAAgtatgtatgatatatgtatatgttagGGTTTAAttcagttgtagtttaacaaccaCAGTTTGTAGTTCAGCCATGGATAGCTAAAATATAGCTCTGGGGCTCATTAGAGAGCAAAGGGCTATGGCAAAGAAGCTGCTTTGAATTGCAGTGATAGAAAAAATGCTAGTAATTAGCATTTAGTTTTTACTAAAAATATGCTCATTTTGGCTAAGTAGACAAGGGTGTGCACCCTGCCTGTTTTCATCAATGAGCCCTGCTCTCATATACCCATAACTGCCAGAAAATTATCTTAGATTTTTACCCATATATGTTTCACAACTCAAAATATATTCCATTTGTTTTATCTTTACAAAGTACGTTTATGTTCTAGAATCAACAATAGGAAAATAACTTCCAAGGACTTTTGAAATAAGAACTTGGAAGTTATTTTCCTATTGTTGATTCTTAAAGTAATTTCATGGTGGTAAAGAGCAGAACTGTCCAGGGCGTATACATGATTGGATTCTGGTTAAATGTCCTCTTCTGAGTAGTTTGTGTCATTTTCACTGGACAAACTATATTAGTGCTATCTGGCAATACAGCTGCCACAGCTGATTGTCTATTGTTCCTATTGGCCTTTATGAAGTTTATAATCAGAGAGTTTGGGGAATTCTCTTCCCAAGAAAGCAGATGCAGCCAGGACAGGCAACTTGCATTAAGTAAATACATTTAGactagaaataattacaaaacagaaatgttgctttttttttttactgatctgGTAAGATATACACATCATCTTCTTCCTTGTTCGTATTGTTCATTTGACCAGGCTCCGTGTAACTATAGTACATATTTTGCGTGTTGGTGTAAATAGGCTGGTCACCATCAGTTACATCGCTTTCCAGATATATGTCATCTTCTTTCATTTCACTACTAAGAAAAACACATAGATTTCAATAAGCATATTTCATAAACACAAAAGGGAATGCCATGAAAAGCCATAATACACAAACAAAGCAGTTTTAGAATAATACTACCTGGGGTGACTATAGTCACCTGATATTATATCATATCCCCCATTCAATGAGAATCTTGTACATACTGATATTAAACTTGAATGTGTGCCTTGCTCCAAAGAGGACACGTTGTGCCTGTTGTATTTTACCTTTATTACTAGCTGTGTGAatgtcatacaggtatgggaccccgtatatgcaaacctgttatccagaaagctccaaattacagaaatcccatctcccatagactgaaataattcacattttgtaaaaaatattaccCTTTTTTTGTGATAATTATAcaataacttgtacttgatcctaactaaaatataattaatccttattggtggtaaaacaatctactgggtttatttaatgtttaaataattttttagcaggcttaaggtatggatatccaaattatggaaatatcccttatctggaaaaccccaggtcccaagcattcgggataacaggtgccatacctgcaCTATATAACATTcacaaaataattcactctgccactTAAtatttcattcttgaaccaacaaatgtatttttcttagttgtaatattggtgtgtaggcagccatttcagtgcattgtgcctgattctgagctttcagaaggagccagcgctacacattagaactgctttcagataacctattgtttctcttactcccatgtaactgaaggagccATGCACCAGActaggatttcttactactgagtgatattctgatatctactgggagctgctaccttgctaccttcccattgttctgctgatcgcctgctgggagggggtgatatcacgccaacttgcagctcagcagtaaagtgtgactgaagtttatcagagcacaggtcacatggctgtggcaccctgggaaatgaacaatatggctagccccatgtgaaatgtcaaaattgattattaaaaaatctgtgtttttgaaaaacagatttcaatacaggattctgctggagaagctctatgaactggtgcattttgaaaaaaacatgttttcccatgactatATTCTTGCAATTTATAATGCTGCAGGTCCTCTAATCCTACTGTTCCATTTTATATCCTTGTCTTTTGTAATTCctcttatttttataatattattgtaaAGGGTTGGGTACCTTTAATAAATTATGATGATGCCAAGCCTGACATTGAAGGACAGGAGATTATTTCAGAACactatttcagaaacagtacagaatgttTAACTGATTATATCTAgaaattttcttatttctttgagatgaagcttatataaaattttcattttcatgatcGTTCTCTTTTTCGAGAATGATCTCTTGTCAAGACACTTACAGCACAAATCTTTAATTTGGTGCAAGTCACACGATAGCCACATCTGCCAATTTATTTAAGCCTTTATCACCCCTGGGATCATGTCAACAGCAATGTGGAGCTAATTCACTGTTTCACTAATTCAACTGTTCAGTGATTTTGCtagatttgatttttttcataataacAGCAGGTCATAAGAGTAAAATGAGAATTCCGTTGAAAAAGGCTTTTCGCCAAAACATCGGGGGATTCTCATTTTAGCCAGGGTATCCCCTCTCTTACTGTTTTTTTTCCCGTTATGCTCATCTGGTGGTATGTACTATTTGTGATTAATTGCATTGTAATGTAGTAGCAATTGTAGTAGCATTTcccttttttgcatatttgtgcATTGATCTAAATTTTCATAAGAGTAAAAGGCTGTTAACCTTGCAGCACAAAACTGGTAAGGCTTTCTTATGGACGTGTAAACTATATAAAGATACTTTGCTTTTACTCTTATGGCCTGCTTTGTTGGGATTTTTTGGAGTGCCTACTCTCTGCAATACGTTTGGTTTAACAAACAAAGTAAGTCCATACCCTCAGggttccttgtaaactcagtccGTTAACTACTGGTGCAAatcctcctgatgcacctggccaggtgcctataataatgagcacaagaagaaagagggaaaaaagcacacaaaacgaattgctggtgtaaaaaaaattcctccaacctgtttattgcggagtgcacatacagaccacatggtctgtatgtgcactccgcaataaacaatttggaggtattttttttacaccagcaattcgtGTTGTGTGCTTTTTTCCCTCTTTCTTTTTGTGCTCATATGTTTGATTTAATCCGCTCCCCTTTGCTGTAGGTTTGTGGCTATGCACCCAAACCCAACTTCTCAACTGGTGAGTGTCTGCTATTCAACATTTTTGGgggttattttttattcttaatacaTATAAAGCCTCCATGTTTTGgtgcaaatatctttaaaatatgttctctgtcaaatatttatttatacattttcaaatgtattttcaaCTGTGAAGGACATACAGAATTACCAAATGACTGActcctcaaaaaaaaaagaaaaatccaccACAGAATCCTGTTAGTATGGGTGATTGTTATAATGCACAGAatccattaattaaaaatattttcaataaccAAGTTATTTACCGGTTTTCAGTTTGCCATCTCCTTTCTTCAGTGAAAGTGTACGGCTTCTCTTGATCTGGATGCCATTGACCAACAACAACATTCTCATAATCCCTCCCTGGAAGTCTTGTTTGGTTTGTTGCTGGAGATATAGTGTCCATATTTCTTGTCATATAACGTGGCTGCCCATGAGCAGGTGATTTGTCTGCATTTTCCTTGCTTTCAAAATTAGCCCCTTTCTTTTTCTtagaataaataaagcaagtcACGCCTCCCACTAGTAGTGCAACAGTCACTATGGCAATTACTATGTACAATACAAACAGAACACTTTTGCATTCATTCTGGTAGAATTCTTCAATGTCAATCCAGGACAACCCTTTCTGGCATCTGAATGAACATATTGTGCCATTGTGACAGAATGTGTTTGCTTTTCTTGTAATTTCTACAATGGTGCATTCACAATTAATACTCAAATACTGAAGGCTGGGTTGAAAAACACTAGCTGGAATGGATGATAAGGGATTTCCTTCAAGAGACAAGTGTTTTAAAGCAGAAGAATTTACCAAAAACATTTCTGGTAGGTTTGAAATCACATTATGAGCAAGATTAACTACTTCCAATGAAGCGGCATTGTATAGAAAATCTTCTGGAAGTGTTTGAATGCTGTTGTAGGACATATCCAGAGAAGTGAGTGCTTCGTATGATAAATTTGGAAATGTCTTCACATGCTTGATGAAATTATTGGTTACATTCACGGTTTTCATTTCATTACAATTGCTGATTTCTGACCAGTAGAGCTCCGTGCAGTTTCCAGTGACAGTAACTAGCTGGTTACATTTTATTGAGCACAACCCATTAACATATGTTAGCCAGTAGAGCAGCAGTGTCACTGGCAGTAGAGTGTGCATTGTTCCCATCTGGAAGACAGAATATTACTGCTTAATATGGATGTCTCTAGCTATCGTATCTTCTAACATTTAGAGGCCTGTGTAGAATGgtttacaccaggggtccccaactgctGGGCCGTGGACTGCATGGGATTGGGCCGCCGGCGTTCCCCCGAGCGGCAAGTGATGACCAATGCAGGATGTGAATGAGCGCACCGTGCA contains these protein-coding regions:
- the chchd10 gene encoding coiled-coil-helix-coiled-coil-helix domain-containing protein 10, mitochondrial — translated: MARGGRSAPPRTASSHASSPAPAPAPANPPPSALASAPAPSQGPGLMAQMATTAAGVAVGSAVGHVLGGALTGAFSGSSSEPAKPVAQEPQRSSAVPQQIPPHHGPCHYEMKQFLDCATTQSDLTLCEGFSEVLKQCKSNNGISSLL
- the LOC101731250 gene encoding leucine-rich repeat-containing protein 25; translated protein: MSEMGTMHTLLPVTLLLYWLTYVNGLCSIKCNQLVTVTGNCTELYWSEISNCNEMKTVNVTNNFIKHVKTFPNLSYEALTSLDMSYNSIQTLPEDFLYNAASLEVVNLAHNVISNLPEMFLVNSSALKHLSLEGNPLSSIPASVFQPSLQYLSINCECTIVEITRKANTFCHNGTICSFRCQKGLSWIDIEEFYQNECKSVLFVLYIVIAIVTVALLVGGVTCFIYSKKKKGANFESKENADKSPAHGQPRYMTRNMDTISPATNQTRLPGRDYENVVVGQWHPDQEKPYTFTEERRWQTENRSEMKEDDIYLESDVTDGDQPIYTNTQNMYYSYTEPGQMNNTNKEEDDVYILPDQ